Part of the Woronichinia naegeliana WA131 genome, ACAAATTGATCAGATTCGGATCAAACTACGGGATTTTCAGCAAGTCTTGGTTACGTTAGCAGCAGCCCATGTGGAAACCTTAATTCCTGGCTATACCCATTTACAACGGGCTCAACCGGTCAGTCTAGCCCATCATTTACTGGCCTATTTCCAAATGGCCCAACGGGATTGGCAACGCTTAGGAGAAATTCGCGCTCGTACTAATGTTTCGCCTCTGGGATCGGGAGCTTTAGCCGGAACCACTTTTCCCATCGATCGCCATTTCAGTGCTAACTTACTGGGGTTTGAAGGAGTCTATGCCAATAGTTTGGATGGAGTCAGCGATCGCGACTTTGCCATTGAGTTTCTGAATGCGGCCAGTTTGATCATGGTACATCTCAGTCGGTTAAGCGAAGAAATGATTCTTTGGGCCTCCCAGGAATTTAGTTTTATTAGCCTCACCGACAGTTGCGCTACGGGGTCAAGTATTATGCCCCAAAAGAAAAATCCCGATGTTCCCGAACTCATCCGAGGAAAGGCAGGACGGGTGATTGGTCATCTGCAAGGTATGTTGGTTCTAATGAAAGGTTTGCCTCTAGCCTATAACAAGGACTTACAGGAGGACAAAGAAGCTCTTTTTGATGCGGTTAAGACTGTCTTAGTGTCCCTCGAAGCGATGACCATTCTGTTAGAAGAAGGCATTATCTTCCGTCAAGAAAGATTGGCTCAAGCCGTTGCTGAAGACTTTTCCAATGCCACCGATGTGGCCGATTATTTGGCGGCTAAAGGGGTTCCTTTCCGTGAAGCCTATAATTTAGTGGGTAAAGTGGTTAAAACCAGTCTCGCAGCCGGAAAGTTACTTAAAGATCTCACCCTAGAGGAATGGCAAGCCCTCCATCCCGCCTTTGAAACTGATATCTATGCCGCGATCGCCCCTCAACAGGTGGTAGCTGCCCGCAATAGTTACGGTGGAACAGGTTTTGAACAGGTTAAATTTGCAGTAGAACAAGCCCAGAGTATTCTAAATGCCTAAAATACTAACTTATTCAAGCTAATTCTAGCTGTTAACTTGTTAAACAAAAAACAATTAACCCTAATTGACATCAATCTAAAAAACAATGAGTTTTACCATTAATTTATTAGATAACTTGGACTATGATGAAGCCGAAACACAACTAGAAGGCTACATTGAAGAAGTGACTGAAAAATTTCTCCAGTCTCCAGAAGGAATCGATCACGCTAAAACCTATCCAGAAGTTGGTAATTGGATCTATTATTTTATGAGTTATGGTTATCGATACGAGGCGTTTACCCCTTCAAAAATGACCAAGAACAACGTTGAACTAGTCATGGAA contains:
- the argH gene encoding argininosuccinate lyase, coding for MTTAKKTWSDRFEGSLHPSIVLFNASIGFDIELIEYDLTGSIAHAKMLAHTGIISSEEAEQLTQGLEQIRQEYREGNFNPGVDQEDVHFAVERRLTEIVGDVGKKLHTARSRNDQVGTDVRLYLREQIDQIRIKLRDFQQVLVTLAAAHVETLIPGYTHLQRAQPVSLAHHLLAYFQMAQRDWQRLGEIRARTNVSPLGSGALAGTTFPIDRHFSANLLGFEGVYANSLDGVSDRDFAIEFLNAASLIMVHLSRLSEEMILWASQEFSFISLTDSCATGSSIMPQKKNPDVPELIRGKAGRVIGHLQGMLVLMKGLPLAYNKDLQEDKEALFDAVKTVLVSLEAMTILLEEGIIFRQERLAQAVAEDFSNATDVADYLAAKGVPFREAYNLVGKVVKTSLAAGKLLKDLTLEEWQALHPAFETDIYAAIAPQQVVAARNSYGGTGFEQVKFAVEQAQSILNA